The DNA sequence CGTCCAAGTAATTGGCTACGGCCGGGAATCCTCCGGTGACGGTTTTATAGTCAAATCCCGATGCGCCGAATTGCGTATGGTGCCTGACGAATTGCGGCAGCGGCGAATTCAGAAATCTGCGCAGATGGTTTTTATCCCTTTCCTTGCGCTTATCTGTGTACTTGCCGCCCATCTTTAGGTTGCCCGCTATTTTCGTCGACAGGGTGACTGGCAGCTCCAGATTGAGTTGCGAGGTATAGTCTCTTTCGAAGGATCGATCGGTGGTAAAAGAGGCCGTCTGCGAGCCCATATCCGCATAATTATTAAAAGCCGCGTGAATGAGTGCATCCGGACCGAAATTCTCGGCAGGAATCAAACTCTGATCAAAGGCGCTGCGCTCACGGAATCGAAAATAACTGTTGTACGGAGACCGGGTCAGGGAGGAGGATCGGCTCATTCGCCAGTCCAATTTGGCGGAATGGAAATGATGTTCTCCGGAAAACGAATTCGTCAGCACGTCGATCTGACTGATGCGGTTGCGCAAACCCAGGTCCCGCCAGTTGTTGCTGAGCTGGTAGCTGTTCCAGTTGATAAGTTCGTTCCGGTCCAGGCGGCTCATGAAATTGCTGAGCATCAATTTGCCCGCCGGCAGTCGATAATCGATCACGACGCTGAATCCGGACCGTTCGCGTATTTCGTCGATATAGTCCAGAGTTGCATTGGAGACGGATATCGGCGCCAACTCCTCACCCTCTCTTTTTTCACGTGTGACGTAATATCCGGCGGACAGCTGATCCGAACCCCTCTGCGCTTTTTCACGACCGCCGGTGATCATGATGCCTAACCGGTTTTCCCAAAATCGATCGCTCAACATCAGGCTGCCTTTGAACTGTCCGGTCTCGTCGCGCTGATCGTTATAGCCCTGCTGAAAACGGAGGTTATAGCGAAAACCCTCAGGGGCATCCGCTATTTGAAAGTTGACCACGCCGCCAAAGGCATCCGCATCCTGATCCGGCGTCAAAGCCTTGGTCAATTCGATCCCCTTGAGCATTTCCGGCGAGATCATGTTTAGATCCACGCTGCGGTCGCCCAGATCGGTGGCCGGAATCTTGTCGCCGTTGATGGTGATGGCGTTATAGGTGGGCGACAATCCGCGGATCACCACCCGGTTGCCTTCCCCGCCGCTGCGCTGAATGGAAACGCCCGACAGGCGGCCGATGGATTCCGCCGCATTGGCATCCGGCAACTCCATGATGCGCTCCGAGGCCACCACGTTCTTGATGGTGTTGGAGCGCAACTGCTTATTGATGGCCGCCACCTGTCCTTCCGCCTGCGCCGTGATGACCACGGTACCGCCCAGGACCACGTCAAAATCAAGGCTAATCTCCAGCTTTTTATTTTCACCTGGCTGAATTTGTATGGCCAGTGTTTTTCGCTTATAACCGACAAAGGTGGTTTTTAAGGTATAGGACCCGGCGGGAATCTGCTTGATATGATAGGCGCCGTCCAAATTGGTGACGCCGCCTAGGGCGGTGCCGTCCAAATAGACATTGGCGCCCGGTAAAGGTTCGCCGGATCGGGAATCCTTCACCGTGCCGCTGAGGCTGCCTTTATCCTCCACCGGCTTGGCCGACGCCGGTTCCGTTTGCGGCACAATGGCCAACTGCCCTTCTTGGGTTATTTTCAACACCGTGCCGGTACGATTCAGAACCGTCAGCAGCGCCTCCATGGCGTAGACATTGTCCTCATGCAAAGACACCTCTGCATCCAAAGGCATCTGAGAAGGACTGTAATTCAATTTGACATGGCTCTTGGCTGAGATGGTTGCCAGGGCGACCTCAAAAGGCGCCCGGTCTAAATGAATCGAAATTTTATTCAACAACGACAGCGGAATCACCCTGCCATGCATCTCGGCTTGACTCAGATCGATCAGTCTTTCCTGCGAAAACAGAACCGTGGAGATCATCAGCAGGGTCCAAAACACGATCGTTCGCTTCATGCGCAACCCTATTCCCTCCACTTTTTTGCTCTAACCTTGATCGTTTTTCCATCCTTGGTGATTTTGGTATCGGTGAGGATGGACATCAATTCAAGCACATCATCGATATTGGTCATTTGAATGTGAACAGTCATCCTTTGCTTGAGAACAGAAAGGTCGTCCACGTCAAATTGATAGTCGTACCAGCGCTGCAATTGCGCCATGACCTCCTCTACGCTGGCATCCTTGAATCGTATCTCATTGTACCGCCAACGGAGATTGGATTCCACATCGACCGGTACGGGCGTCGTCGGCACCCCCTCCTCGGTCAACGAACTGAAATAGCCCTTTGGAATGATGACGGTTTTCTGAGCCGACTCATCCGAAGAACTCAGGGCCACCCGGCCTTCGCTCACGGTGACCGCCACAGCGGGGTTTTCCTTCCAGGCGCGTACGTTGAACCGCGTGCCCAGCACGCGGATGGTCGCATGATGGGCATGGACGCAAAAGGGTCTTTCCTGATTAGGCGTTACCTCAAAATAGGCCTCCCCCCGTAAAAACACCTCTCTGGAATGGCTGAACCGCAGCG is a window from the bacterium genome containing:
- a CDS encoding TonB-dependent receptor, which codes for MKRTIVFWTLLMISTVLFSQERLIDLSQAEMHGRVIPLSLLNKISIHLDRAPFEVALATISAKSHVKLNYSPSQMPLDAEVSLHEDNVYAMEALLTVLNRTGTVLKITQEGQLAIVPQTEPASAKPVEDKGSLSGTVKDSRSGEPLPGANVYLDGTALGGVTNLDGAYHIKQIPAGSYTLKTTFVGYKRKTLAIQIQPGENKKLEISLDFDVVLGGTVVITAQAEGQVAAINKQLRSNTIKNVVASERIMELPDANAAESIGRLSGVSIQRSGGEGNRVVIRGLSPTYNAITINGDKIPATDLGDRSVDLNMISPEMLKGIELTKALTPDQDADAFGGVVNFQIADAPEGFRYNLRFQQGYNDQRDETGQFKGSLMLSDRFWENRLGIMITGGREKAQRGSDQLSAGYYVTREKREGEELAPISVSNATLDYIDEIRERSGFSVVIDYRLPAGKLMLSNFMSRLDRNELINWNSYQLSNNWRDLGLRNRISQIDVLTNSFSGEHHFHSAKLDWRMSRSSSLTRSPYNSYFRFRERSAFDQSLIPAENFGPDALIHAAFNNYADMGSQTASFTTDRSFERDYTSQLNLELPVTLSTKIAGNLKMGGKYTDKRKERDKNHLRRFLNSPLPQFVRHHTQFGASGFDYKTVTGGFPAVANYLDATFKATDYLDGRYDFGYRLDADELNHLMQVYVLDSLLIGSSIEDLDDYETTEAVAAGYVMSEWNLGRLLMILPGVRYEHTHTDMTGRKGWIADSETEPGLDDPVVYDTTATKTYARWFPMMHVRVRPTNWFDLRLAYTKTLSRPRLDYLMPLKAVDGSAQTVEFGRPDLKPQISNNYDLFLSFYGNKLGLLTCGGFYKEISDLIFMRTGHKILNAQKEGYTSDLQGLTLIQPENNPNLTKVKGWEAEWQTRFDWLPNPFNGLVLNINFTHLWSETKFPRSFVRQQKINVFPFVRTTVVDSFRVGRMPDQANDIMNVSIGYDKGPLSARVSMLHQGKTLSQVGERPELDGFTADLMRWDLSANYRLSKHLRLFFNWNNIANEPDESYQQATRFLTHQEYYGWTTDFGIGYAF
- a CDS encoding DUF4974 domain-containing protein encodes the protein MEKVSTEKKDKSIGSSSFWSFLRSWPAVPVRRTLQFASIFLVLAVAAWSFKFLHHRLIAPQADYQVVTVENGQRTHLNLSDGTHIVLDAGSRLEYPLRFSHSREVFLRGEAYFEVTPNQERPFCVHAHHATIRVLGTRFNVRAWKENPAVAVTVSEGRVALSSSDESAQKTVIIPKGYFSSLTEEGVPTTPVPVDVESNLRWRYNEIRFKDASVEEVMAQLQRWYDYQFDVDDLSVLKQRMTVHIQMTNIDDVLELMSILTDTKITKDGKTIKVRAKKWRE